Proteins encoded by one window of Deinococcus radiodurans R1 = ATCC 13939 = DSM 20539:
- a CDS encoding alpha/beta hydrolase, giving the protein MEMFAQFSVEGQRMYGMLHTPDGSATGQQAPPQGWPSVVIVHGFTGDKVSSHRLLVLLARRLTAAGIAALRFDCRGSGESQGDFSEMTVGREVQDVEAAFDYVRHQPGLDPERVMLLGYSMGGLVSALAAEKVRPHRFALWSPALPELWLRHLRGGLLPPVISDYGGWPLGRAFLQEVVQTRPLEAAARWGGVAHVFHGDRDQTCPVEWGVRTPKPCAATPPRFPARGTRMTRSNR; this is encoded by the coding sequence ATGGAAATGTTCGCGCAGTTCAGCGTCGAGGGTCAGCGGATGTACGGAATGCTCCACACGCCGGACGGTTCCGCCACTGGACAGCAGGCGCCGCCGCAAGGCTGGCCGAGCGTGGTCATCGTGCATGGGTTTACCGGCGACAAGGTGAGCAGCCACCGCCTGCTGGTGCTGCTGGCCCGCCGCCTCACCGCCGCTGGCATAGCCGCGCTGCGCTTCGACTGCCGGGGCAGCGGCGAGAGCCAGGGCGACTTTTCCGAGATGACGGTGGGCCGCGAGGTGCAGGACGTGGAGGCCGCCTTCGACTATGTGCGCCACCAACCCGGCCTCGACCCCGAGCGGGTGATGCTGCTCGGCTACAGCATGGGCGGACTGGTCAGCGCCCTGGCCGCCGAAAAAGTGCGGCCTCACCGCTTCGCCCTGTGGTCGCCCGCGCTGCCCGAGCTGTGGCTGCGGCACCTGCGCGGCGGACTGCTGCCCCCGGTCATCAGCGACTACGGCGGCTGGCCGCTGGGCCGCGCGTTCCTGCAAGAAGTCGTGCAGACGCGCCCGTTGGAGGCCGCGGCCCGCTGGGGTGGGGTCGCCCACGTCTTTCACGGCGACCGCGACCAGACCTGCCCGGTGGAGTGGGGCGTGCGTACGCCGAAGCCCTGCGCTGCGACGCCACCGCGATTCCCGGCGCGGGGCACACGTATGACTCGCTCGAACAGATAG
- a CDS encoding DUF2316 family protein encodes MSLNPAEKQRTRQDLQANRQLCPLSDEAIATALGWTPGHLQATLQVTSHPADVWRLRDFLVQAIRESGGTPAPFSVLTDDKRGAAQGWFGSWTVPPTPRE; translated from the coding sequence ATGTCCCTCAACCCCGCCGAAAAACAGCGCACCCGCCAGGACCTTCAGGCCAACCGCCAACTGTGCCCACTCAGCGACGAAGCCATCGCCACCGCCCTTGGCTGGACGCCGGGGCACTTGCAAGCCACACTCCAGGTCACGTCTCATCCCGCCGACGTGTGGCGGCTGCGCGATTTTTTGGTGCAGGCGATTCGGGAGTCAGGTGGCACGCCTGCGCCTTTTTCGGTGCTGACCGATGACAAACGCGGCGCGGCGCAGGGCTGGTTCGGGAGCTGGACGGTGCCGCCCACGCCCCGGGAGTAA
- a CDS encoding conjugal transfer protein TraF: MVMQLKIRVPKFIGRWLDQRFQASLPRPGSTVIPPSELGLTRRTLLYFKAEHCVACGPLEMFVGQLAAQNGLDLRVIDFRRGELPETVYGDQLLLDKDGSVGKRYRVSVFPTLVLTDEHGLIGGALAGVSERDKVAAGLGLTA; the protein is encoded by the coding sequence GTGGTCATGCAGCTCAAGATCAGGGTGCCCAAATTCATTGGCCGCTGGCTGGACCAACGCTTTCAAGCCAGCTTGCCGCGGCCTGGGAGCACCGTCATTCCGCCTAGCGAACTCGGGTTGACGCGGCGCACCCTGCTTTATTTCAAAGCCGAACACTGCGTGGCGTGCGGGCCCCTGGAGATGTTCGTCGGACAGTTGGCAGCCCAAAACGGGCTTGACCTGCGCGTGATCGATTTTCGCAGGGGTGAGTTGCCCGAAACGGTGTACGGCGACCAGCTACTTCTGGATAAAGACGGCAGCGTCGGCAAACGCTACCGGGTGAGCGTCTTTCCCACCCTCGTCCTGACCGACGAACACGGTTTGATCGGTGGGGCGCTGGCAGGCGTGAGCGAGCGAGACAAAGTGGCGGCGGGACTGGGCTTGACTGCCTGA
- a CDS encoding PadR family transcriptional regulator: MTPLKSGTVDLVILAAVGEQPRYGLELVQHINARSGGLFELSEGSLYPALLRLSKADWIVGDWQPTPGGGSPRKVYTLTDSGAKELERRKGEWSRLQSAVNALLWRGAPA; this comes from the coding sequence ATGACCCCCCTCAAATCTGGCACGGTGGACCTCGTGATTCTGGCGGCGGTGGGCGAGCAGCCGCGCTACGGCCTGGAGCTGGTGCAGCACATCAATGCCCGCAGCGGCGGCCTCTTCGAGCTGTCGGAAGGCAGCCTGTACCCGGCGCTGCTGCGACTGAGCAAGGCCGACTGGATTGTGGGCGACTGGCAGCCCACCCCCGGCGGTGGCAGCCCGCGCAAGGTCTACACCCTGACCGATTCGGGCGCGAAGGAGCTGGAGCGGCGCAAGGGCGAGTGGTCGCGGCTGCAAAGTGCCGTCAACGCGCTGCTGTGGCGGGGAGCGCCCGCATGA
- a CDS encoding permease prefix domain 1-containing protein has product MSRVLSGYIHRATLGLRGGERREVAAELRTHLLDRVRQLEAEGFEREEAEHLAVKAMGNVKVTNSELLGHFFTTPLGWGVLAALVLGGGGFLLWRTVPLPLLGQLR; this is encoded by the coding sequence ATGAGCCGGGTGCTGTCGGGCTACATCCACCGCGCCACGCTGGGCCTGCGGGGGGGCGAGCGCCGCGAAGTCGCCGCCGAGCTGCGGACGCACCTGCTCGACCGGGTGCGGCAACTGGAGGCCGAGGGCTTCGAGCGCGAGGAAGCCGAGCACCTGGCCGTCAAGGCGATGGGCAACGTGAAAGTCACCAACTCGGAGCTGCTGGGCCACTTTTTCACCACGCCGCTCGGCTGGGGCGTACTGGCGGCTCTGGTCCTTGGTGGGGGAGGGTTCCTGCTGTGGCGCACGGTGCCTTTGCCGCTGCTGGGGCAGCTTCGGTGA
- the clpB gene encoding ATP-dependent chaperone ClpB, giving the protein MNPERFTEASAVAINAAQQLAQENHNQNLTHFHVLRTLLDNDTASRALTLAGGDLNTARAALDAEIAKLPKVQGSDGQLYLDPALNRAFQKADTLAAQLGDSFVAADTLLLALRGEYRGRGLPDEVSLNRAVTEQRKGKTVTNKTSEQQFDALNKYGTDLTQRARDGKFDPVIGRDEEIRRVMQILLRRSKNNPVLIGEPGVGKTAIAEGLAMRIVKGDVPEGLRDKKIVSLEMGSLLAGAKFRGEFEERLKGVIDEVVKSAGEIILFVDEIHTIVGAGKTEGSPDAGNMLKPALARGELHLIGATTLDEYREIEKDAALERRFQPVFVDEPSVEDTISILRGIKERYQVHHNVEITDPALVAAATLSNRYITDRQLPDKAIDLIDESAARLRMALESSPERIDQLSRRKLQLEIEREALKREKDVDSQNRLLDIENQLKTLTDELNEVRSRWEAERGEVAALREKREKLDAVRTQIEKARRDYDLEEAARLEYGELPALEKDVQDLEKKLKSAEFAHMEVTEEDIAAVVSRWTGIPVSKLMEGEREKLLHLEEQLHGRVIGQDRAIVSVSDAIRRARAGLNDPNRPLGSFMFLGPSGVGKTELAKALAEFLFDSSDAMVRIDMSEYMEKHTVARLIGAPPGYVGFEEGGQLTEAVRRRPYAVILFDEIEKAHPDVFNVLLQVLDDGRLTDGQGRTVDFRNTLIIMTSNIGSPLILEMQQRGEDAETIKSAVMDELRGEFRPEFLNRVDDIIVFDALTAKDLQSIVDIQLGGLRRRLAERRITLHLTEDAKDKLAELGYDPAYGARPLRRTISQYIETPLAREILGGQIQDGSVLNVDYGDGGFTFNSGSLN; this is encoded by the coding sequence TTGAATCCTGAACGCTTTACCGAGGCGAGTGCCGTCGCCATCAATGCGGCGCAGCAACTCGCGCAAGAGAACCACAACCAAAACCTGACGCACTTCCATGTGCTGCGAACCCTGCTCGACAACGACACCGCTTCCCGCGCCCTGACGCTGGCGGGCGGCGACCTGAACACGGCCAGAGCCGCGCTGGACGCCGAAATCGCCAAGCTGCCCAAAGTGCAGGGCAGCGACGGCCAGCTTTACCTCGACCCGGCGCTCAACCGCGCGTTTCAGAAGGCCGACACGCTCGCCGCGCAACTCGGCGACAGTTTCGTGGCCGCCGATACGCTGCTGCTGGCGCTGCGGGGCGAGTACCGGGGCCGGGGCCTGCCCGACGAAGTGAGCCTGAACCGCGCCGTGACCGAGCAGCGCAAGGGGAAAACCGTGACCAACAAAACCAGTGAACAGCAATTCGACGCGCTGAACAAATACGGCACCGACCTGACCCAGCGCGCCCGCGACGGCAAATTCGACCCGGTGATCGGCCGCGACGAGGAGATCCGCCGCGTCATGCAGATTCTGCTGCGCCGCAGCAAAAACAACCCCGTCCTGATCGGCGAACCCGGCGTGGGCAAGACCGCCATCGCCGAGGGCCTCGCCATGCGCATCGTCAAGGGCGACGTGCCCGAGGGCCTGCGCGACAAGAAAATCGTCTCGCTGGAAATGGGCAGTCTGCTCGCGGGCGCCAAGTTCCGGGGCGAGTTCGAGGAGCGCCTCAAGGGCGTCATTGACGAAGTCGTGAAGTCGGCAGGCGAAATCATCCTGTTCGTGGACGAGATTCACACCATCGTCGGCGCGGGCAAGACCGAGGGCAGCCCCGACGCGGGCAACATGCTCAAGCCTGCGCTGGCACGTGGTGAACTGCACCTGATCGGCGCGACCACGCTCGACGAATACCGCGAAATCGAGAAGGACGCGGCCCTCGAACGGCGTTTCCAGCCGGTCTTCGTGGACGAACCCAGCGTGGAAGACACCATTTCCATCCTGCGCGGCATCAAGGAGCGCTATCAGGTCCACCACAACGTCGAAATCACCGACCCTGCGCTGGTGGCCGCCGCGACGCTGTCCAACCGTTACATCACCGACCGGCAACTGCCCGACAAGGCGATTGACCTGATCGACGAGTCGGCGGCCCGGCTGCGGATGGCGCTGGAATCGAGCCCCGAGCGCATCGACCAGCTCTCGCGCCGCAAGTTGCAACTGGAAATCGAGCGCGAGGCCCTCAAGCGCGAGAAGGACGTGGATTCGCAAAACCGTCTGCTGGACATCGAAAATCAGCTCAAGACGCTGACTGACGAGCTGAACGAAGTCCGCAGCCGCTGGGAAGCCGAGCGCGGTGAGGTGGCCGCCCTGCGCGAAAAGCGTGAAAAGCTCGACGCGGTGCGCACCCAGATCGAAAAGGCCCGGCGCGACTATGATCTCGAAGAAGCCGCCCGGCTGGAATACGGCGAACTGCCTGCGCTGGAAAAAGACGTGCAGGACCTGGAAAAGAAACTCAAGTCTGCCGAATTCGCCCACATGGAAGTCACCGAGGAAGACATCGCCGCCGTGGTCAGCCGCTGGACCGGCATTCCCGTCAGCAAGCTGATGGAAGGCGAACGCGAAAAGCTGCTGCACCTCGAAGAGCAACTGCACGGGCGCGTCATCGGGCAGGACCGCGCGATCGTCTCCGTCTCCGACGCCATTCGCCGGGCACGCGCGGGCCTCAACGACCCCAACCGTCCGCTGGGCTCCTTCATGTTCCTGGGGCCGTCCGGGGTGGGCAAAACCGAGCTGGCCAAAGCGCTGGCCGAGTTCCTGTTCGACAGCAGCGACGCGATGGTGCGCATCGACATGTCCGAGTACATGGAGAAACATACGGTGGCCCGCCTGATCGGGGCCCCTCCCGGATACGTGGGCTTCGAGGAAGGCGGCCAGCTGACCGAGGCCGTGCGCCGCCGCCCCTACGCCGTGATTCTCTTCGACGAGATCGAAAAAGCGCACCCCGACGTGTTCAACGTGCTGCTGCAAGTACTCGACGATGGTCGCCTGACCGACGGGCAGGGCCGCACGGTGGATTTCCGCAACACCCTGATCATCATGACCAGCAACATCGGTTCGCCGCTGATTCTGGAGATGCAGCAGCGGGGCGAGGACGCGGAGACGATCAAGTCGGCAGTGATGGACGAGCTGCGCGGCGAGTTCCGGCCCGAGTTCCTCAACCGCGTGGACGACATCATCGTGTTCGACGCGCTGACGGCGAAGGATTTGCAGTCCATCGTGGACATTCAGCTGGGCGGCCTGCGGAGGCGATTGGCCGAGCGCCGCATCACCCTGCACCTGACCGAGGACGCCAAGGACAAGCTGGCCGAACTGGGCTACGACCCCGCCTACGGCGCGCGTCCGCTGCGGCGCACCATCAGCCAGTACATTGAAACGCCGCTGGCCCGCGAGATTCTGGGCGGCCAGATTCAGGACGGCAGCGTGCTGAACGTGGATTACGGCGACGGTGGATTTACCTTTAACAGCGGCTCTTTGAACTGA
- a CDS encoding spermidine synthase, which produces MIPRVLLGSAPVPGGEGELHLFRRGADFAISVSTMPGELMNSRMHASEDALAQLGCAPVAGRQAARVLVGGLGMGFTLAEALRQLGPDARVVVAELVLQVVDWNRGELGECAGWPLRDPRVEVRVGDVGAVMREAGPFDAIVLDVDNGPEGLTRDENGRLYSPAGLRSAWAALRPGGVLAVWSAHPAPAFTRKLERAGFRVRLKQVRERVGKGAVHTVWVGEKG; this is translated from the coding sequence TTGATTCCCCGCGTCCTGCTCGGCTCCGCGCCGGTGCCCGGTGGGGAGGGCGAACTGCACCTGTTTCGCCGAGGCGCCGACTTTGCCATCAGTGTGAGCACCATGCCCGGCGAGCTGATGAACAGCCGGATGCACGCCTCCGAAGACGCGCTCGCCCAGCTCGGGTGCGCTCCGGTGGCGGGGCGACAGGCGGCGCGGGTGCTTGTCGGCGGCCTCGGCATGGGCTTCACGCTCGCCGAGGCGCTGCGGCAGCTCGGGCCGGATGCCCGCGTGGTCGTCGCCGAACTCGTGCTGCAGGTCGTGGACTGGAACCGGGGCGAGTTGGGCGAATGCGCCGGGTGGCCGCTGCGTGACCCGCGGGTGGAGGTGCGGGTCGGGGACGTGGGCGCGGTCATGCGCGAGGCGGGGCCGTTCGACGCGATTGTGCTCGACGTGGACAACGGGCCGGAGGGCCTCACCCGCGACGAAAACGGGCGGCTCTACAGTCCCGCCGGATTGCGTTCGGCGTGGGCAGCGTTGCGGCCCGGTGGGGTGCTGGCGGTCTGGTCGGCGCATCCGGCCCCGGCGTTCACGCGCAAGCTGGAGCGGGCGGGGTTCCGGGTGCGCTTAAAGCAGGTGCGGGAAAGGGTGGGGAAGGGGGCGGTGCATACGGTGTGGGTGGGGGAGAAGGGGTGA
- a CDS encoding MOSC domain-containing protein: MRVLSVNVGERRPIRAKSGYSGIFKEPVSGPVQLGEFGLAGDHIADTRHHGGLSQAVYVFTQPDYAAWETALGRTLPPGTFGENLLLSDLESAPLRIGQTLRVGDTELEITAPRIPCVTLAVRMGDPDFVHKFREMERPGFYCRVLRGGWLEAGQDAELGPEPSEYAPTIFKQFVTAFGGG, encoded by the coding sequence ATGCGAGTGCTGAGCGTGAATGTCGGGGAGCGGCGGCCCATCCGTGCCAAAAGCGGTTACAGCGGCATTTTCAAGGAGCCTGTGTCCGGCCCGGTACAGCTCGGCGAGTTCGGCCTGGCCGGCGACCACATCGCCGACACCCGGCATCACGGCGGGCTGAGTCAGGCGGTCTATGTCTTCACGCAGCCCGACTACGCCGCCTGGGAAACGGCCCTGGGGCGGACACTGCCGCCGGGCACCTTCGGGGAAAACCTGCTGCTCTCCGACCTCGAATCGGCTCCGCTGCGGATTGGGCAAACGCTGCGCGTGGGAGACACCGAACTGGAAATCACCGCGCCGCGCATTCCCTGCGTGACGCTGGCGGTGCGGATGGGCGACCCGGATTTTGTCCACAAGTTCCGCGAGATGGAGCGCCCCGGCTTCTACTGCCGGGTGCTGCGCGGAGGCTGGCTGGAAGCCGGGCAGGACGCGGAACTCGGCCCCGAGCCGTCCGAGTACGCGCCGACCATCTTCAAGCAGTTCGTGACGGCGTTCGGGGGCGGCTGA